From Tautonia plasticadhaerens, the proteins below share one genomic window:
- a CDS encoding carboxypeptidase-like regulatory domain-containing protein, with product MRTGRKSHRTGLGVLLAAAALGVTGPGCDGGGDPGRLAVSGRVTLDGQPLDDAAITLLPLADGPTVGGKIEEGEFRIAHADGPTPGPYLVEVHAIRPTGRVVEHPDLCGETMEETEDIIPERFNRGGAPRIEVAAESENRIDIPITSR from the coding sequence ATGCGCACCGGACGAAAGAGCCATCGGACCGGCCTCGGCGTCCTACTCGCCGCGGCGGCGTTGGGCGTGACGGGCCCGGGATGCGACGGCGGCGGCGATCCGGGCCGGCTCGCCGTCTCGGGCCGAGTGACCCTCGACGGGCAGCCGCTCGACGACGCCGCCATCACCCTGCTGCCCCTCGCCGACGGCCCGACGGTCGGCGGCAAGATTGAGGAGGGCGAGTTCCGCATCGCCCACGCCGATGGGCCGACACCGGGCCCCTACCTGGTCGAGGTCCACGCGATCCGCCCGACCGGCCGGGTCGTCGAGCACCCCGACCTCTGCGGGGAGACGATGGAGGAGACCGAGGACATCATCCCCGAGCGATTCAACCGCGGCGGTGCCCCGCGAATCGAGGTCGCCGCCGAGAGCGAGAACCGTATCGACATCCCGATCACCTCGCGCTGA
- a CDS encoding DUF1559 family PulG-like putative transporter, whose product MRRTCRGFTLIELLVVIAIIGVLIALLLPAVQSAREAARRAQCTNNLKQIGLALHNYHDTWGRFPMGSVQVATPNGAYRRPFLASLLPFLEQRNLFESYNYDLSFQRVENETTRASIVSVFSCPSDEQQVFTNNGGSVDDVKGSYGVNWGQDTYGNQVLPAPFGLNYGATFAEIRDGTTQTFLIAELIQAPHPPGQPVSVIDRRGRIWSDQPSSHQISTRLGPNSPAGDYGACWDRPDIGAPCIRNVGQGQAHHIASRGQHPGGVNLLLADGSVRFIKDAIDLATWRALSSRAGGEVISGDQY is encoded by the coding sequence ATGCGACGGACTTGTCGCGGCTTCACGCTGATCGAACTGCTGGTGGTGATCGCCATCATCGGCGTCCTGATTGCCCTGCTGTTGCCCGCCGTGCAGAGCGCCCGCGAGGCGGCGCGGCGGGCCCAGTGCACGAATAACCTCAAGCAGATCGGGCTGGCCCTGCACAACTACCATGACACGTGGGGCCGCTTCCCCATGGGCTCGGTGCAGGTGGCCACCCCCAACGGCGCATACCGGCGGCCGTTCCTCGCCTCGCTGCTGCCGTTCCTGGAGCAGCGGAACCTCTTCGAGAGCTACAACTACGACCTGAGCTTCCAGCGCGTCGAGAACGAGACGACCCGGGCCTCGATCGTCTCGGTCTTCAGCTGCCCCTCGGACGAGCAGCAGGTCTTCACCAACAACGGCGGCTCCGTCGACGACGTGAAGGGCAGCTACGGCGTCAACTGGGGACAGGACACCTACGGCAATCAGGTCCTGCCGGCGCCGTTCGGCCTGAACTACGGCGCGACCTTCGCCGAGATCCGCGACGGCACGACCCAGACGTTCCTGATTGCCGAGCTGATCCAGGCGCCGCACCCGCCGGGGCAGCCGGTGAGCGTCATCGACCGCCGGGGCCGGATCTGGAGCGACCAGCCCTCCTCGCACCAGATCTCGACCCGGCTGGGGCCCAACAGCCCGGCCGGCGACTACGGGGCCTGCTGGGACCGGCCGGACATCGGGGCGCCGTGCATCCGCAACGTCGGCCAGGGCCAGGCCCACCACATCGCCTCGCGGGGCCAGCACCCCGGCGGCGTCAACCTCCTGCTCGCCGACGGCTCCGTCCGGTTCATCAAGGACGCCATCGACCTGGCGACCTGGCGGGCGCTGAGCAGCCGCGCCGGCGGCGAGGTCATCAGTGGAGACCAGTACTGA
- a CDS encoding sulfatase-like hydrolase/transferase codes for MAMVAALAMATFVAASPAADGGGIGPDERPNVVLIVADDLGHGDVGFNGRSEWATPHLDALASRGMVLRRFYASACVCGPSRAALMTGKSPGRCGVRGNADDLPAGEVTIAEALADRGYATALFGKWHRGAPAPGEAEAVHPLDQGFGAFFGFLDPYHAAEKYPASLWDGRDRVPSAGYADDLFTDRAVDFIGRHRSGPFLLVLACTAPHHAIVAPAEEVDRHRGRLPESEPGRPHNAHYAGMVTRLDRNVGRVLDALEGHGLSGRTLVVFTSDNGATFEEANLGASAALGSNGPLRGQKRTLWEGGIRVPTVVSWPGRIPTGAVSEAVGVQADLLPTALAAAGGEPDPSWGVEGVDLLPSWAGVGPGPDRTLTWEWRDEGADQRAALRGDLKLVVDRGTPALFDVAADPGERRDLSADRPGDVARLGRELLDRPGPGGLTGSDRRPYAKAPGLLGHQRSPRRASSGGKPPATPVSGDLAALQGRWSASTGPGGGTVVEWEVVNDRASFRVETPEGLTIRAVGSVVVDATADPPALDWVGFRTGAGLPLPPVPSIYRLDGEAFTVRAGGPNGARPTAFAPGDGPLADLVTFRRVVPGPLTASAPGAGLR; via the coding sequence ATGGCGATGGTTGCGGCCCTGGCGATGGCGACTTTCGTGGCGGCGAGTCCGGCGGCGGACGGCGGGGGGATCGGGCCGGACGAGCGGCCGAACGTGGTGCTCATCGTGGCCGACGACCTCGGCCACGGCGACGTCGGCTTCAACGGCCGGTCGGAGTGGGCGACGCCACACCTCGACGCCCTGGCGTCCCGAGGCATGGTGCTGCGGCGGTTCTATGCCTCCGCCTGCGTCTGCGGGCCGAGCCGGGCGGCGCTGATGACCGGCAAGTCCCCGGGCCGCTGCGGCGTCCGCGGCAATGCCGACGACCTGCCGGCCGGCGAGGTGACGATCGCCGAGGCCCTGGCCGATCGGGGCTACGCCACGGCCCTCTTCGGCAAGTGGCACCGCGGGGCCCCGGCGCCGGGCGAGGCCGAGGCCGTCCACCCGCTCGACCAGGGCTTCGGCGCCTTCTTCGGCTTCCTCGACCCCTACCACGCCGCGGAGAAGTACCCGGCCTCGCTCTGGGACGGCCGCGACCGTGTCCCGTCGGCCGGCTACGCCGACGACCTGTTCACCGACCGGGCGGTCGACTTCATCGGCCGGCACCGGTCCGGCCCCTTCCTGCTGGTGCTGGCCTGCACGGCGCCGCACCACGCGATCGTCGCCCCGGCCGAGGAGGTCGACCGGCATCGGGGACGGCTGCCGGAATCCGAGCCGGGCCGACCGCACAACGCCCACTATGCCGGCATGGTCACGCGGCTCGACCGCAACGTCGGGCGGGTCCTCGACGCGCTGGAAGGGCACGGGCTGTCGGGCCGGACGCTGGTCGTCTTCACCAGCGACAACGGGGCGACGTTCGAGGAGGCCAACCTCGGGGCCAGCGCCGCGCTGGGCAGCAACGGGCCGCTGCGGGGCCAGAAGCGGACGCTGTGGGAGGGGGGCATCCGGGTGCCGACGGTGGTCTCGTGGCCGGGGCGGATCCCGACGGGGGCCGTCTCGGAGGCCGTCGGGGTGCAGGCCGACCTGCTGCCGACGGCGCTGGCCGCCGCCGGGGGGGAGCCCGATCCGTCCTGGGGCGTCGAGGGGGTCGATCTCCTGCCGAGCTGGGCCGGCGTCGGCCCCGGGCCCGATCGGACGCTGACCTGGGAATGGCGAGACGAGGGTGCGGACCAGCGGGCGGCCCTGCGGGGCGACCTGAAGCTGGTGGTCGACCGGGGGACACCCGCCCTGTTCGACGTGGCCGCCGACCCCGGCGAGCGCCGCGACCTGTCCGCCGATCGGCCCGGGGATGTCGCCCGGCTGGGGCGCGAGCTGCTCGATCGGCCCGGGCCGGGCGGCTTGACCGGGTCGGATCGCCGCCCCTATGCGAAGGCCCCCGGGCTCCTCGGGCACCAGCGGTCGCCCCGGCGTGCGTCGTCGGGGGGCAAGCCCCCTGCGACGCCCGTCTCGGGCGACCTGGCCGCCTTGCAAGGCCGCTGGTCGGCCTCGACCGGCCCCGGCGGGGGGACGGTCGTCGAGTGGGAGGTCGTCAACGACCGTGCCTCGTTCCGCGTCGAGACGCCCGAGGGCCTGACGATCCGGGCCGTCGGCTCGGTCGTCGTCGACGCGACGGCCGACCCGCCGGCCCTCGACTGGGTCGGCTTCCGGACCGGCGCGGGGCTGCCCCTGCCCCCGGTGCCGTCGATCTATCGGCTCGACGGCGAGGCCTTCACCGTCCGCGCCGGCGGCCCCAATGGGGCCCGGCCGACGGCCTTCGCCCCCGGCGACGGGCCGCTGGCCGACCTCGTGACCTTCCGCCGGGTGGTGCCGGGGCCGTTGACGGCCTCGGCCCCCGGGGCCGGGCTCCGGTGA
- a CDS encoding sigma 54-interacting transcriptional regulator, whose amino-acid sequence MERHATLLLEIWREVCRHLQIPESVELIAPLLARRLPADLALVRRIDAAGGVVETVALGHCRPGPAPSRARSELTPEAMQRLIAWCHRRQVLRLADRSATAEPPGILPEGTDGEVLAGPLLAADGPAGVLLLTARPPRQFRDEHAELLAALLDPFAVALDNDRRLRELTSLREAVEAENRSLLTKLGRLDISDSIVGAETGLREVMEQVARVAPSDAPVLVLGETGSGKEVVARAVHTRSRRARGPFLRINCGAIPPELVDSELFGHEKGSFTGAVAERKGWFERADTGTLFLDEVGELPPAAQVRLLRVLQDGQLERVGGERPVSVDVRIVAATHRDLEAMVGDGRFRQDLWYRIAVFPIRLPPLRERPADVPALAAHFALRSSRRLGMPPLAPTAEDVGLLVTYPWPGNVRELAAVIERAAILGDGERLEVALALGTPRPPAAAPGPMALPLSRPGGEEDGFVPLEAAMARHIEAALVRARGRVEGRRGAAALLGINPHTLRSRMRKLGVDWKRLRREVGAAE is encoded by the coding sequence GTGGAGCGTCACGCCACCCTGCTGCTGGAGATCTGGCGCGAGGTCTGCCGCCACCTGCAGATCCCCGAGTCGGTCGAGCTGATCGCCCCGCTGCTGGCGAGGCGGCTGCCGGCCGACCTGGCCCTGGTCCGCCGCATCGACGCGGCCGGCGGCGTCGTCGAGACGGTCGCCCTGGGCCACTGCCGCCCCGGCCCCGCCCCGTCGCGGGCCCGCAGCGAGCTGACCCCCGAGGCGATGCAGCGGCTGATCGCCTGGTGCCACCGCCGCCAGGTCCTCCGCCTGGCCGACCGCTCCGCCACGGCCGAGCCCCCCGGCATCCTGCCCGAGGGGACCGACGGCGAGGTGCTCGCCGGCCCGCTCCTCGCGGCCGACGGGCCGGCCGGGGTCCTGCTGCTCACCGCCCGGCCGCCACGCCAGTTCCGGGACGAGCACGCCGAGCTGCTGGCCGCCCTGCTCGACCCCTTCGCCGTCGCCCTGGACAACGACCGCCGCCTCCGGGAGCTGACCTCGCTCCGCGAGGCCGTCGAGGCCGAGAACCGCTCGCTGCTGACCAAGCTCGGCCGCCTGGACATCAGCGACTCGATCGTCGGCGCCGAGACGGGCCTACGCGAGGTCATGGAGCAGGTCGCCCGCGTCGCCCCCTCCGACGCCCCGGTCCTGGTCCTGGGCGAGACCGGCTCGGGCAAGGAGGTGGTGGCCCGCGCCGTCCACACCCGATCGCGGCGGGCGCGCGGGCCGTTCCTGCGAATCAATTGCGGGGCGATCCCGCCGGAGCTGGTCGACTCGGAGCTCTTCGGCCACGAGAAGGGCAGCTTCACCGGCGCCGTGGCCGAGCGCAAGGGCTGGTTCGAGCGGGCCGACACCGGGACGCTCTTCCTGGACGAGGTGGGGGAGCTTCCCCCGGCGGCGCAGGTCCGGCTGCTTCGGGTCCTGCAGGATGGCCAGCTCGAGCGCGTCGGCGGCGAGCGGCCGGTGTCGGTCGACGTCCGGATCGTGGCGGCGACGCACCGCGACCTGGAGGCGATGGTCGGCGACGGCCGGTTCCGCCAGGACCTCTGGTACCGGATCGCCGTCTTCCCGATCCGGCTGCCCCCCCTGCGCGAGCGGCCGGCGGATGTCCCGGCCCTGGCGGCGCACTTCGCGCTGCGGTCGTCCAGACGGCTGGGGATGCCCCCCCTGGCGCCGACGGCCGAGGACGTCGGCCTGCTGGTGACCTACCCCTGGCCGGGGAACGTCCGCGAGCTGGCGGCGGTGATCGAGCGGGCTGCGATCCTCGGCGACGGCGAGCGGCTGGAGGTCGCCCTCGCCCTGGGCACGCCCAGGCCGCCCGCCGCGGCCCCCGGCCCGATGGCCCTGCCCCTATCTCGGCCCGGCGGGGAGGAGGACGGGTTCGTGCCCCTGGAGGCGGCGATGGCCCGGCACATCGAGGCGGCCCTGGTCCGGGCCCGGGGCCGGGTCGAGGGCCGGCGTGGGGCGGCGGCCCTGCTGGGGATCAACCCGCACACGCTGCGCTCGCGGATGCGCAAGCTCGGCGTGGACTGGAAGCGTCTCCGCCGCGAGGTCGGGGCGGCCGAGTGA
- a CDS encoding porin, with translation MKRRFLAMSLVLALATGPDAASGQKPTLSATAPFPPPTPAADPIDRLAAIEARLEALEERNRRLEQENRALRERLDASPVKPADAPPADAAGVANPTDAGESRPGTSFSANADSPVPSYAGVTPSRPSGRIPLLGGFGQGFVFESEDEEFQLQVHIESQTDYRAFDPGGELFARDGIYAPRNRLFFGGRATRGVEYLVSINRGFGALDLLDAYLNFRRDDRLQLKVGRFMTPFNYEQFAIQNMWLIAPERSLFTTNLGLNRQLGAMLWGSLLDERLDYAVGVFDGPRNSYEDFNDSKDVMAYLNARPFQETAEGNPLRLLNLGGSFAYGAQDNAAFLPRSFRLATNASNAGTADRAAPPFLIFDDEVIERGQRTFWSAHLAYFYRSLSLLAEYNGSIQRYARTVATPESTVLPASGYSVSAGYFLTGEQVERRTVVEPLRPFRLRRGEFGPGAIELIGRYSAFDIDSGLFDAGLADRALWSNRAWVTNLGVNWYPNKFVKVYLDWQHGEFGDPVFFALPDRHALTNEMLWLRVQFYY, from the coding sequence ATGAAGCGGCGATTCCTGGCAATGTCGCTCGTCCTGGCGCTAGCGACGGGCCCTGACGCCGCATCCGGGCAGAAGCCGACCCTGTCGGCGACCGCCCCGTTTCCTCCCCCGACCCCCGCAGCGGATCCGATCGATCGGTTGGCGGCCATCGAGGCGCGGCTCGAGGCGCTGGAGGAGCGGAACCGGCGGCTCGAGCAGGAGAACCGGGCGCTCCGCGAGCGGCTCGATGCTTCGCCAGTGAAGCCGGCCGACGCCCCCCCGGCGGACGCGGCGGGGGTGGCCAATCCGACGGATGCTGGCGAGTCGAGGCCCGGCACCTCGTTCTCGGCCAACGCCGATTCGCCGGTCCCCAGCTATGCCGGCGTGACGCCGAGTCGCCCGAGCGGGCGGATCCCGCTCCTCGGCGGCTTCGGCCAGGGCTTCGTCTTCGAGAGCGAGGACGAGGAGTTCCAGCTCCAGGTCCACATCGAGAGCCAGACCGACTACCGCGCCTTCGACCCCGGTGGCGAGCTGTTCGCCCGAGACGGCATCTACGCCCCCCGCAATCGCCTCTTCTTCGGCGGGAGGGCCACCCGGGGCGTCGAGTACCTCGTCTCGATCAACCGCGGGTTCGGCGCCCTGGACCTGCTCGACGCCTACCTCAACTTCCGCCGCGACGACCGCCTGCAGCTCAAGGTCGGCCGCTTCATGACGCCGTTCAACTACGAGCAGTTCGCCATCCAGAACATGTGGCTGATCGCCCCCGAGCGGTCCCTCTTCACCACGAACCTCGGCCTCAACCGACAGCTCGGCGCCATGCTCTGGGGCTCCCTGCTGGACGAGCGGCTCGACTACGCCGTCGGCGTCTTCGACGGCCCCCGGAATTCGTACGAGGATTTCAACGACTCCAAGGACGTGATGGCGTACCTCAACGCCCGACCCTTCCAGGAGACGGCCGAGGGCAACCCGCTCCGCCTCCTGAACCTCGGCGGCTCGTTCGCCTACGGGGCCCAGGACAACGCCGCGTTCCTCCCCCGCTCGTTCCGACTGGCGACCAACGCCTCGAACGCCGGCACGGCCGACCGCGCCGCGCCGCCGTTCCTGATCTTCGACGACGAGGTGATCGAGCGTGGCCAGCGCACCTTCTGGTCGGCCCACCTCGCGTATTTCTACCGGTCGCTCTCGCTCCTCGCCGAGTACAACGGCTCGATCCAGCGCTACGCGCGCACCGTCGCCACGCCCGAATCGACGGTGCTCCCCGCCTCCGGCTACTCCGTCTCCGCCGGCTACTTCCTGACCGGCGAGCAGGTCGAGCGCCGAACCGTCGTCGAGCCGCTTCGACCCTTCCGGCTCCGCCGGGGCGAGTTCGGCCCGGGTGCCATCGAGCTGATCGGCCGCTATAGCGCCTTCGACATCGACTCGGGGCTCTTCGACGCCGGGCTCGCCGACCGGGCCCTCTGGAGCAATCGCGCCTGGGTCACCAACCTCGGGGTGAACTGGTACCCGAACAAGTTCGTCAAGGTCTATCTCGACTGGCAGCACGGCGAGTTCGGCGATCCCGTCTTCTTCGCATTGCCTGATCGCCATGCCCTGACCAACGAGATGCTCTGGCTTCGGGTCCAGTTCTACTACTGA
- a CDS encoding helix-turn-helix domain-containing protein, with product MAKASGAKTKRAAGRRKGAGGAAGSELSPAGTKIVAAFEEAIEAMSSGEPTERRFTVRTYKVDFTPRSYGPDDVRRVRGLLGMSQAVFAGFLGVDANTVRSWEQGVRPPSGVARRFMDEIEAAPDHWRRRVAEGVGGGELTG from the coding sequence ATGGCTAAGGCGAGCGGGGCGAAGACGAAGCGGGCGGCCGGTCGCCGGAAGGGCGCGGGAGGGGCGGCGGGCAGTGAGCTGTCGCCGGCCGGGACGAAGATCGTGGCCGCCTTCGAGGAGGCGATCGAGGCGATGAGCTCGGGGGAGCCGACGGAGCGCCGGTTCACCGTGCGGACGTACAAGGTGGACTTCACGCCGCGGTCGTATGGCCCAGACGACGTGCGGCGTGTGCGCGGGCTGCTGGGGATGAGCCAGGCGGTGTTCGCCGGGTTCCTGGGGGTGGACGCGAACACGGTACGGTCGTGGGAGCAGGGGGTGCGACCGCCGAGCGGGGTGGCGCGGCGGTTCATGGACGAGATCGAGGCGGCGCCGGATCACTGGAGGCGTCGGGTGGCCGAGGGAGTCGGCGGAGGCGAGCTGACAGGCTGA
- a CDS encoding diguanylate cyclase, whose translation MKILIAEDNAFYRRMLEATLTHWGYEVLAVDNGRDALDMLMAHDAPKLAILDWMMPGLDGPEVCARIRATPRPEPAYLIILTSKERDENVVTALDVGADDFITKPFDHNELRARIQVGRRIVGLQTSQSVVFAFARAVEAKSPYTHGHSGRVTELALALAEAVGVPPQDRELLRQGGLLHDIGKICIPDAILNKPGPLTPEELEVIKEHPAQGVRIVEPLQSLSAVVPMIRWHHERLDGGGYPDGLRGEAIPLSARILAVADVYDALASARPYRGALPPARCLDLIDANAQGGGLDPELFAHFRAVMADRLGAPALSTAVARGKVVDPRPASPAPADGPGPGAPAPAPAVDPEGDSWAYSYQDLRRLATVDHLTEVGNRAEFERMIRVVLSDAQGLGQRSLLALADIDQFKRINDRFGHQAGDAVLRHFARMLRDHCSPVDFVARYGGDEFAIILAGYDLDAARDRLDRLRAQIAQEPLPALNGARFTASFGLSEITRGHSVEQIIDRADQALYEAKASGRDTIVARDLGSASVDPRRIGTRSPSPEHASPLDVSPSLPTTMADGTTLRSTGERGAIPLGACDPRTA comes from the coding sequence ATGAAAATCCTGATCGCTGAGGACAACGCCTTCTACCGGCGCATGCTGGAAGCGACCCTCACGCACTGGGGATACGAGGTCCTGGCCGTGGACAACGGCCGGGACGCCCTGGACATGCTGATGGCCCACGACGCGCCGAAGCTGGCGATCCTCGACTGGATGATGCCCGGCCTCGACGGCCCGGAAGTCTGCGCCCGGATCCGCGCCACGCCGCGGCCCGAGCCGGCCTACCTCATCATCCTCACCTCCAAGGAGCGCGACGAGAACGTGGTCACGGCCCTCGACGTCGGGGCCGACGACTTCATCACCAAGCCCTTCGACCACAACGAGCTGCGCGCCCGCATCCAGGTCGGCCGCCGGATCGTCGGCCTGCAGACGAGCCAGTCGGTCGTCTTCGCGTTTGCCCGCGCTGTCGAGGCCAAGAGCCCCTACACCCACGGCCACTCCGGTCGGGTCACCGAGCTGGCCCTAGCCCTGGCCGAGGCCGTCGGCGTCCCGCCTCAGGACCGCGAGCTGCTCCGCCAGGGCGGCCTGCTGCACGACATCGGCAAGATCTGCATCCCCGACGCCATCCTCAACAAGCCCGGCCCGCTGACGCCCGAGGAGCTGGAGGTTATCAAGGAGCACCCCGCCCAGGGCGTCCGCATCGTCGAGCCCTTGCAGTCGCTCTCGGCCGTCGTCCCGATGATCCGATGGCACCACGAGCGGCTCGACGGCGGCGGCTACCCCGATGGCCTCCGCGGCGAGGCCATCCCGCTGTCGGCCCGCATCCTCGCCGTGGCCGACGTCTACGACGCCCTGGCCAGCGCCCGCCCCTACCGCGGCGCCCTGCCGCCCGCCCGCTGCCTCGACCTGATCGACGCCAACGCCCAGGGCGGCGGCCTCGACCCCGAGCTGTTCGCCCACTTCCGGGCCGTGATGGCCGACCGGCTCGGCGCCCCCGCCCTCTCCACCGCCGTCGCCAGAGGCAAGGTCGTCGACCCCCGGCCGGCCTCGCCCGCCCCGGCCGACGGCCCCGGCCCCGGGGCCCCGGCCCCGGCCCCGGCCGTCGACCCCGAGGGCGACTCGTGGGCGTACTCCTACCAGGACCTGAGGCGGCTCGCCACGGTGGACCACCTCACCGAGGTGGGCAACCGCGCCGAGTTCGAGCGGATGATCCGCGTGGTGCTCTCCGACGCGCAGGGCCTCGGCCAGCGATCGCTGCTCGCCCTGGCGGACATCGACCAGTTCAAGCGAATCAACGACCGTTTCGGGCATCAGGCCGGCGACGCGGTCCTCCGCCACTTCGCCCGGATGCTCCGCGACCACTGCTCGCCGGTCGACTTCGTCGCCCGCTACGGCGGCGACGAGTTCGCCATCATCCTGGCCGGCTACGACCTCGACGCGGCCCGCGACCGCCTGGATCGACTCCGCGCCCAGATCGCCCAGGAGCCGTTGCCGGCCCTCAATGGCGCCCGATTTACCGCCAGCTTCGGCCTGTCCGAGATCACGCGGGGACACTCTGTCGAGCAGATCATCGACCGCGCCGACCAGGCCTTGTACGAGGCCAAGGCGTCCGGCCGGGATACCATCGTGGCCCGCGATCTGGGGTCCGCGTCGGTCGATCCTCGGCGGATCGGGACCCGATCGCCTTCGCCCGAGCACGCATCACCGCTGGACGTCTCGCCGTCGCTGCCCACAACGATGGCGGACGGAACGACCCTCCGATCGACCGGCGAGCGAGGGGCCATCCCCCTGGGGGCATGCGATCCAAGGACTGCGTGA